Proteins encoded by one window of Candidatus Sumerlaea chitinivorans:
- a CDS encoding ABC-type transport system involved in multi-copper enzyme maturation, permease component, with the protein MYVAAALFLFLSGLFFYGILENFSRLSADAQYRREMGFEKLNFTRHVVSNLFWVVNFLLLFVVPAFTMRLLAEEKKSGTFELLVSLPFTEWNIVIAKFLAAYTVIAAMLVVSAYYVLIMMRFGVPELPVVAVAYVGAFIVAGGYVAIGLFASSLTENQIVAAIISFVALLGLYMIGDLTTPTSSGFGKILELLSLRYHSEPFTLGLLRLQDVGFFLVLIVSFLFLTCRMLEIRKWRV; encoded by the coding sequence GTGTATGTGGCGGCAGCACTCTTCTTGTTCCTCTCCGGTCTGTTTTTTTACGGTATTTTGGAGAACTTTTCGCGGCTGTCAGCAGACGCACAATATCGGCGCGAGATGGGCTTTGAAAAACTGAATTTCACCCGCCATGTTGTTTCGAATCTCTTTTGGGTGGTCAATTTTCTCCTACTGTTTGTCGTGCCAGCATTTACTATGCGGTTGCTTGCAGAAGAGAAAAAAAGCGGGACGTTTGAGCTGCTGGTGTCGCTGCCATTCACTGAGTGGAACATCGTGATCGCGAAGTTCCTTGCGGCATACACAGTCATTGCGGCGATGTTAGTGGTCTCGGCCTACTATGTACTCATCATGATGCGTTTCGGCGTACCTGAACTTCCTGTCGTAGCGGTTGCTTACGTCGGTGCATTCATTGTGGCAGGAGGATACGTGGCAATAGGATTATTCGCCTCTTCGCTGACTGAAAACCAGATCGTGGCCGCGATCATCTCCTTTGTTGCCCTCTTAGGGTTATACATGATCGGAGATTTGACCACACCGACTTCGTCTGGGTTCGGCAAGATCTTAGAACTACTCTCCTTGCGCTATCATAGCGAACCGTTTACCCTCGGCTTGTTGCGCTTGCAGGATGTGGGCTTCTTCTTAGTCCTCATCGTGAGTTTTCTCTTCCTCACGTGCAGAATGCTTGAGATTCGAAAGTGGCGCGTATGA
- a CDS encoding Citrate synthase (si), translating into MSDRPLPEKATLILGDQTIELPVFEGTEGERAIDITQLRAKTGYITYDPGFGNTGSCKSTITFIDGEKGILRYRGIPIEQFVEHPNFIEVAWLLIFGRFPKEEELQRFSAKLTEYAPLHEAMKHHFEGFPVDAPPMAILSAMINTLSCFEPQFSRFEEDEQFEDAAAKLISKVRTIAAYSYRRSKGLPFMYPDPKRRYCSNFLHMMFSMPYKEYEVPHEIEDALNLILILHADHEQNCSTSTVRMVGSSRANLFASCAAGVCALWGPLHGGANVAVIEMLEAMHQGGLSPEQCLQMAKDKDSGFRLMGFGHRVYKNFDPRAKILKAQCDKVLSKLGIKDPLLDIAMKLEELALNDPYFVERKLYPNVDFYSGIIMRALGIPLNMFTVMFAIGRLPGWIAQWKEQHDDPTARIARPRQVYIGPTKRDYIPMDQR; encoded by the coding sequence GAAAAGGCAACGCTCATTCTTGGCGATCAGACAATCGAGCTGCCGGTTTTTGAGGGCACGGAAGGCGAGCGGGCCATAGACATTACCCAGCTCCGCGCCAAAACGGGATACATTACCTACGATCCGGGTTTTGGCAATACCGGTAGTTGCAAAAGCACTATCACCTTTATCGACGGGGAAAAGGGTATTCTCCGCTATCGCGGCATTCCAATCGAGCAATTTGTCGAGCACCCCAATTTCATTGAAGTCGCATGGCTCCTGATTTTTGGACGCTTCCCCAAGGAAGAAGAATTGCAGCGCTTCAGTGCAAAACTGACTGAGTATGCCCCCCTGCACGAGGCAATGAAGCACCACTTCGAAGGCTTCCCGGTGGACGCGCCCCCCATGGCGATTCTCTCTGCAATGATCAATACGCTTTCGTGCTTCGAGCCCCAGTTCTCCCGGTTCGAGGAGGACGAGCAATTTGAAGACGCAGCTGCAAAACTCATCAGCAAGGTGCGTACAATTGCGGCCTACTCCTACCGACGCTCAAAGGGCCTCCCCTTCATGTATCCGGACCCGAAACGGCGCTACTGTTCAAACTTCCTGCACATGATGTTCTCGATGCCGTACAAAGAGTATGAAGTGCCGCATGAAATCGAGGATGCACTGAACCTGATCCTGATTCTGCACGCGGATCACGAACAAAACTGCAGCACTTCGACCGTACGGATGGTGGGATCGAGTCGGGCGAACCTGTTCGCCTCGTGTGCGGCGGGTGTGTGCGCTTTGTGGGGGCCGTTGCATGGCGGCGCCAACGTGGCCGTTATCGAAATGCTCGAGGCTATGCACCAGGGCGGCCTTTCGCCTGAGCAATGCCTGCAAATGGCAAAGGACAAGGACAGTGGGTTCCGTCTTATGGGCTTCGGGCATCGTGTTTATAAGAATTTTGACCCGCGCGCGAAGATCCTGAAAGCCCAGTGCGATAAAGTGTTGAGCAAGCTTGGTATCAAGGATCCCTTGCTCGATATCGCAATGAAGCTGGAAGAGCTGGCCTTGAACGATCCGTACTTTGTGGAGCGGAAGCTGTATCCGAACGTTGACTTCTACAGCGGAATCATCATGCGTGCACTTGGCATTCCGCTCAATATGTTCACTGTCATGTTCGCCATCGGCCGACTGCCGGGGTGGATAGCGCAGTGGAAAGAACAACACGATGATCCGACGGCTCGCATTGCTCGCCCCCGACAGGTTTATATCGGACCGACGAAGCGTGACTACATCCCCATGGACCAACGCTAA